From the genome of Blautia pseudococcoides, one region includes:
- a CDS encoding GerMN domain-containing protein: protein MAALKKIRLMGLLLLAVCVLAGCGKLKEQNDTEKAEYRMYYLSPTEEALVEDDYVPEERVTASMVSEMAKKLTEPVDSDDYVKLLPDDVKIREYEFDGRGVVLNFNDAYSKMKNTREILVRAGIVKSFTQIPGVINVTFLVGGEPVTDSNGNAYGAMDKDTFVENEGENPNSYVYADVNLYFANEAGDKLVKVTNGGGYYSINVPLEKKIVELLIKGPPSDSDAQPTIAKDTKILGVSIVEGVCYVNLDKTFMNQSMNVQQELPVYSIVNSLMDACKIHGVQISVEGETKVTFRESMSLDKLYKADYSLVEDTSDE, encoded by the coding sequence GTGGCAGCATTGAAGAAAATAAGACTTATGGGTCTTCTACTTTTAGCCGTATGCGTTCTGGCAGGCTGCGGGAAGCTGAAGGAGCAGAATGATACAGAGAAAGCAGAATACCGCATGTATTACCTGTCCCCCACGGAGGAAGCCCTGGTGGAGGATGACTATGTACCAGAAGAACGGGTGACTGCCAGCATGGTAAGTGAGATGGCAAAAAAGCTGACAGAGCCTGTGGACAGTGACGATTATGTAAAACTGCTTCCGGACGATGTGAAGATCCGGGAATATGAATTTGACGGGCGGGGCGTCGTGCTGAATTTTAATGACGCCTACTCTAAAATGAAGAATACCAGGGAGATCCTTGTGCGGGCAGGAATCGTAAAATCCTTCACCCAGATTCCGGGAGTCATCAATGTGACTTTCCTGGTGGGCGGTGAGCCGGTGACAGATTCTAACGGCAATGCCTATGGTGCCATGGACAAGGACACTTTTGTGGAAAATGAAGGGGAGAACCCCAATTCGTATGTCTATGCAGATGTAAATCTGTACTTTGCAAACGAGGCCGGCGACAAGCTGGTGAAGGTGACAAACGGCGGCGGGTATTACAGCATAAATGTGCCGCTGGAGAAAAAAATCGTGGAGTTACTGATAAAAGGTCCGCCCAGCGATTCGGATGCCCAGCCCACCATTGCAAAGGATACCAAGATTTTAGGGGTATCTATTGTGGAGGGTGTGTGCTATGTGAATCTGGACAAGACCTTTATGAACCAGAGTATGAATGTACAGCAGGAGCTGCCGGTTTATTCCATTGTCAACTCCCTGATGGATGCGTGCAAGATACATGGCGTGCAGATTTCCGTGGAAGGAGAGACAAAGGTCACGTTCCGGGAGAGTATGAGCCTGGATAAACTTTATAAGGCAGATTACAGTTTAGTGGAGGATACATCAGATGAGTAA
- a CDS encoding DNA internalization-related competence protein ComEC/Rec2, translating into MSKRPLCAFALLFMAVIWCLNLAGVPFFGNAPPVLPNGCSPDHAVLEGRVYETKSNSFYTTLYIRQVKILNDPDKYSIEQVKVNIKNDLADNTVRPGRKVRLTGDLRQIPLPSNPGQFNERSYYYARKIKWYLEGSSMKAFPPDAWSFAALRCQAKSFLRDKILELAPFDTGGIFCAMLLGEKQEIGKEDQLLLKLDGVLHIAAISGTHLSFLGWGVFRLLRKLRVPVAAAGGISVMLMVQYGIFTGSSASAMRAVIMFSLAVGAMAAGRTYDLLSALSLSAVLLLLESPGYLYDSGFLLSFGAILGLAVVCPAFSERKEKRKAAMALKSGLAVQLATVPIQMYFFYELPVFGILVNLLVLPTVGIVLASGVFGCLAGLAVPFLGGLFMLPGAFFLKMYLFIGQILRQIPFASVITGRPFMWKILLYYILLAVWVGRGGKGEKKRHILLRYLPLVLGMFLLFVKIPDRKLRITFLDVGQGDCSVVMHEGKTYVVDGGSSSVSGVGNYRILPFLKCMGIRKIDGIFLSHMDDDHINGIGELLEAIRNRETTLRIEKIFLSECGDKQEKLKAIEKTGREAGCRILYLYGGDRIKSREMELRCLYPFENTEGDNNEASQVLLLSLGDFRALFTGDMEGAGETAVTEALEQKQIEAQVLKVAHHGSKNSTSVRFLEALKPAAGIISCGVDNRYGHPHRALTERLLQETVKVFQTKELGAVFLVTDGKRTEVSFQYKKSMVN; encoded by the coding sequence ATGAGTAAACGGCCTCTGTGTGCCTTTGCCCTGCTTTTCATGGCAGTCATCTGGTGTCTGAACCTGGCGGGAGTTCCCTTTTTCGGGAATGCTCCCCCGGTTCTGCCAAACGGCTGCAGCCCGGACCATGCGGTGCTTGAGGGCAGGGTTTATGAGACAAAAAGCAATTCTTTTTATACCACTCTATATATCAGACAAGTAAAAATTCTAAATGATCCTGACAAATATTCCATAGAACAGGTAAAAGTGAATATCAAAAATGATCTGGCGGACAATACCGTCAGGCCGGGCAGGAAAGTGCGCCTTACCGGTGATCTGCGGCAGATTCCCCTTCCTTCCAATCCGGGGCAGTTCAATGAAAGGAGCTATTATTATGCCAGGAAGATCAAATGGTATCTGGAGGGCAGCAGCATGAAAGCGTTTCCGCCGGATGCCTGGTCTTTTGCTGCGCTGCGCTGCCAGGCAAAGAGTTTCCTGAGAGACAAGATACTGGAACTGGCACCTTTTGACACCGGAGGGATTTTCTGCGCCATGCTGCTGGGGGAAAAGCAGGAGATTGGTAAGGAGGATCAGTTGTTGCTGAAGCTGGACGGAGTTCTTCATATTGCTGCCATCAGTGGCACCCATCTTTCTTTTCTGGGATGGGGGGTGTTCCGGCTGCTGCGGAAACTGCGTGTGCCGGTGGCAGCTGCAGGGGGGATTTCTGTAATGCTGATGGTACAGTACGGGATATTTACGGGGAGCAGTGCCTCTGCGATGCGCGCTGTGATCATGTTTTCTCTTGCAGTGGGGGCCATGGCGGCAGGCAGGACATACGATCTGCTCTCCGCTCTGTCGCTGTCGGCAGTGCTGCTGCTTCTGGAAAGTCCGGGATATCTGTATGACAGCGGATTCCTATTGTCTTTTGGAGCTATTCTGGGGCTGGCTGTGGTCTGTCCCGCATTTTCGGAAAGGAAAGAAAAAAGAAAGGCGGCAATGGCACTGAAATCCGGTCTGGCTGTGCAGCTTGCCACGGTTCCTATACAGATGTATTTCTTCTATGAACTGCCTGTATTTGGGATTCTGGTGAACCTGCTGGTGCTGCCTACGGTGGGGATCGTGCTGGCTTCCGGGGTATTCGGGTGTCTGGCAGGCCTGGCAGTTCCGTTTTTGGGCGGGCTTTTCATGCTACCCGGAGCCTTTTTTCTAAAGATGTATCTTTTTATCGGACAAATTTTGAGACAGATCCCTTTTGCTTCTGTGATAACAGGCAGGCCCTTCATGTGGAAAATTCTGCTGTATTATATTTTACTGGCAGTGTGGGTGGGGCGGGGCGGAAAGGGGGAGAAAAAGCGGCATATTCTGCTGCGGTATCTTCCCCTGGTTCTGGGCATGTTTCTGCTCTTCGTAAAGATACCGGACAGAAAACTGAGGATCACCTTTTTGGATGTGGGCCAGGGGGATTGTTCTGTGGTTATGCATGAGGGAAAAACTTATGTCGTCGACGGCGGGAGCAGCAGTGTGTCCGGTGTGGGAAATTACAGGATACTGCCTTTTTTAAAATGTATGGGAATCCGGAAGATTGACGGTATTTTTCTTTCCCATATGGATGATGACCATATAAATGGAATCGGAGAGCTGCTGGAGGCCATCAGAAACAGGGAGACAACTCTGCGGATAGAAAAAATTTTTTTATCTGAGTGCGGAGACAAACAGGAGAAGCTAAAAGCAATAGAGAAGACAGGGCGTGAGGCAGGATGCCGGATTTTATATCTCTATGGAGGGGACAGGATCAAAAGCAGAGAGATGGAACTGCGCTGTCTTTATCCCTTTGAGAATACAGAGGGAGACAACAACGAAGCCTCCCAGGTTCTTCTGCTGTCTCTGGGGGATTTTAGGGCGCTTTTTACCGGAGATATGGAGGGCGCAGGAGAAACAGCAGTCACGGAGGCCCTGGAGCAGAAACAGATAGAGGCGCAGGTACTGAAAGTGGCGCATCACGGCTCAAAGAATTCCACATCCGTCCGTTTTTTGGAAGCGCTGAAGCCTGCTGCCGGCATCAT